ACCAGAGAAGTGATTGCACCAAGCAAGAAGGACACAGTGCTAAAGATAGGATTTGCAAGTGCAGGCTTGCAATATTTGTCTTTGCTATAGGTGCAGGGCTGGCTCTTAGTGCTAAAACCCTCCACAGAGCCGAGGAAAAGGAATACCAGGATTGCAAAAGCAACCATGAAAATTCCAACATACTGATACTCGGTGAAAAGGAAAGAAGTGGCTCCTGTGTACATGAACCCAAATATTAGAATATcaaaaatctggatctgaaataaGCATCTGCTGATTACCATAAAACAAATAGTAACAAAGCATATTAAAAATTTCTCAGGTGCGGCTATCTTTTGTTTTTCTAAAATGTTTCACCTGGGCATATAAGTTATACATGACCACAGGCCACATTGATTGGGAAAAACCAAAAAAGGGGGTGGGGGGTCAGGGGAATGCTTATATTATCAGCAATTTAAACAATACCAGCTACAACTTTTCCTCATAAAATGGATGTCTTCTATAGCAAAAGAAAGAATTGAGAAAGATGAATTGGCTAACATAATAATGCGTGCAATTCAGACTCAGTTTCAGACCTGAACCAAAAAAATCATCATATTAAAACTCATAAAATCAAAAACAACAAATCTTTACATGCTCAATTACCCAAAGAATATCCCTTAGTCTTTCATAAGGATCAACAATTAGACCCATTAGTCATGCAAAATGCAAACAAAGAGTAGCCCATAGAGATGAATGTACAAGAATTTAGGGAATACAATTTTATCTAATAAGTATCTAGTGAATAAAAAGCTTTGCAACTGAATCGCAAGAAAGCCCCGGTCAAGTCTATAGAAAAGGGAAAATAATGATTCCACAGGAAATTGGATATCAGACATTTTGACTGGATGGGCCTGTGTTCCTTGTGGCGAATAGAGTCATTTGGCTAATACCAAACAAGGATGATAAGCATACCAAACTAATGAAATTCCATGTCAATTCCATTGATTAGTCAAGATTGTTTCCATCCTGTGACAGGAAAGCTGAAAGGCTAAAAAAAATCCCTATAACGATCTCTCAGCGTAAAACCTTGCTCTGAAAAATATTAAGAAAGCCACAATTTGCAACAGTTTAGGCACAAAAGGAAATAGATTTTTATCAGAGAgcagattattagatcaaagttaACCTTTCTTAGTATATTTATTGAGCAAGGAGCTCCTGAGAAAACTATTGGTATAATCAGTGTCATCAATTTAGAGACGAATCCAGAACTCCAGAATTTGCACCAAATCCTGCAGATAAACCAAGCTTCTGACATCTAAAAAAGAGCATGATAGATCTTGTAATTAACATCccatccttccttttttttttttttttattaaaaagaaCACACACAAAAACAAGAGCTATGATAgcagcattttttttttattaaaaagaaCACACACAAAAACAAGAGCTATGATAGCAGCTAATGATATAGCAAACAAAAGTAAGCGGAAAGGAAATGACAATAATAATAAGAATTAATACCCCTTACTTCAGATccctaaaaagagaagaaaaaaattgaacaaGAAACAATTCATTGAAGTACTAACTTAGTtatctaattattaataaaaaggaACCATTTCCTAACTCTGACCGAATCAACTAAAACCAAATAAAGTACAAAGAAAGGATCAAGTGTGAAGGAAGGAATGAATCCGGTCCCCGACAAaaggtttccttttttttttttttttccttcaccaagaaaataTTATTCTAAAACCCAGCGTGAAAGAAGcaagaattgtaaatattaaactATAAAAAGCAAACATTCTTCAGTGGAAATGAAACCAAAAAAATCATAGATTTTTTGACAAATATAACAACTTGAACTTACTGAAACACGACTTTAAGTCAATAAAAAGTATACTTCACCCACTTCATattaaatttcttttaacatgaaTCAACAAGAATCAAAtaaaatacaaataaaataagaaataaactAAGCCAAATTGCGGACCGGTTctcagaatatttcaaaaaatctttttaggaaaaaaaaaaacccactTTTCCACAACTGGCAACAAGATCTTCAATAATaatagtagtagtagtagtagtagtagtaataaagataaagataaaaCCATAAGGGGAGATCAAACTCCGAAACCACCCAATCCGGAAGCaccaatattaattttttttcccttAACAAAGGAGAACCTGGGGATCTGAAGCCGCAAAAGTGCTCACCTTCGGAGATGGCGCGTTGTATGTCAGCGCACTTCACGACGATGTTGTGATCATTGagcccctcctcctcctcgatGAGGTAGTCTGAGTAGTCGTTCTTGTTGTTACTCCCCGCCGGCGGCCCCTGCTTCTCCGGCGACAGCTTCACCCTCGACACCAGCCCCCACTGTACCAAGGCGAACCCAATCCCCACAACGGCAGCCACCGGGATCAGGATCTCCGTCAAGAGATCCGTCAGTATCGCCGCTCCCATTGCTCAATCTGCCAGCAAAAACGAACGAACGCCGACGGCGGTAGCGAACCGAAGTCCTATATTCCAAGAAAAGAGGACGAGAAAAGGTGGAAGACAGATCAAAAGGCGAGGTTTTTGAGGGTTTTgggctctccctctctctctctctgtagagTACTTCAACAATGGCTCCGCACTGCACTTCTTATATAGAGGTCATTAaccattaattattaattaaaaaaactaaCACAGAAGAATTATAATTACACTAGCAATTTCCTCTTTTATGGAGTTCCTTAATTAAATCCCGATCCCCTGTGGGCATCCCTGTGTGGCCTCCTCTGTCGCCCTCTATCACTGGCTAATATGGTGGGCCCCTACGTAAAAATACACGGCGGACCCACCTTGTAGGCCAGTTATCCCAGCCGCACACAGAGCCGATCCGCCTTCTCGCTTGCCTCTTAAGAGCGCGTCCTTGATGGGGTATCGCGTTATTCTAACGCGAGTATGGCTCCGTGACGTCGCAGTACACGTGTGTTGATTTGATTGGCGAAAATGTCTGAGGACAGTTTAGCGCGGTTGTGCTGGAGGAGAATTTGGTAGGTTGTTGCAGCAGGAGCGATCCTAGCCGTTAGATCGACCGGGGATAACAATAATTAGCTGATGATTAATTGGTGAATTAACGGGAACTAAGGGGAGCGGGGGAGTGGATAAGGCTCGGGAGTGACGAGAGTACACTGGGTCGAGAGTATTGGTGAATGTACGGTCCGGATGCAGTGGAGTGAATAAGATGACATGAAATGGACGGAGGGGATGGGTTTGATTGGGGGTAAGGGTCCACGTCAGTGGCGTGGGGGAATAGGTCATTGAATGGCGTGCGGCAGCTGCCCAGCGGATAATGCTTGGTGCCGAGTTGCGtttgtttatttttttcacttCCAGTTGAAAAATTTGAAAACTGGCTGCCGCACCGCAGTTTAACCGTTTTCTTTTATCCAAGCTGATGTATGGATTTGTAGATTTGCGTTCGTGTGGACCCTTTCCTTTTTACTctctcctccccccccccccccatcttttttttttttcgttgtaaCCTTAGATAAAGTTTTAaagttttataaattaaatttggaaTTTATGCTTCTAAATGATGGCAAGTCTAGGTTTTATAAACCTGTTGATGTTCCGTAGTCTCAGCTTTCTTGAATGTTGACTAAAATTTAGAAATATCTTGATACTTtctgttttttaattttttatttttataataaattgagaTTTTTGTTTGTCTTAACGTCCAATATCAATAACCGACTATAATGACTTAAATAAGAAGCTTTTAGAAACCTTACCGTTATTTTATCTTTAGATTGTTGTACGGTTCATAAATGACATGATCATTTTATACAGTTCGCTGAATGATATTAGATGTACATAACTTTATATTAATTAGAATACACATAGCTTGTAACATATAacataatgaaattaaaaatattatatgttataatctaatttttataaaaaatagtgcACATATAATCTTATTAGGataacatggttgcatctttcaaaATATTCTAATCTTAATAAAGTTatatttctaaatgatggttgGTCTAGGTTTTATTATCTCAATTGATGTTTTAATATctcgattttttttaatattgtttaGAATCTTGGAATATGTTGATACCTTTTAATCTTTTTTCAACTTCTTATGTTTTCAAATATAAATCAAGATCCTAACTCATCTTCCTTCTCAATACTGGCAACCGACCATGATATCAAGTGAGAAGCTTTGAAAACCttgtggttcttttttttttggtagaaacctTGTGGTTCTTTTAATGCAATGTTGTTGCATAGTTTGTAAACaacattataatttcatgaaatatgatggatgcacATATCATGAGATTAATTAGGATCCTTATAACTTGcaatatattttatgataaaaatagaaatattatttattataatattttttataaaaaaatttgtgtttagaatttttctttttgttttctttggtAGGCTCATGGTTTCATCCTTCAAAATTTTCTAACCTTAATAAAGTTTTATCtattaaatttaaactttatgTTTATAAATGATGGTTGCTATAGGTTTCCATCAAATATCAGCCAAAATCATAAAAAACCTTgaaactttcatttttttttccttttcaaattTCCatcttttttatataaaaaaacccTAACCATCTCTACTTGATATTAGTAGCCAACCATGATGACTAAGATAAGAAACTTTGAAGATTTTATCGTTCTTTTAGCTTAACATTATTGTATGATTCATAAATGACATAATAACTTTATAAAATCCGTTGAAGAAAATTGGATGCACACAAAAGAGTCTTCTCCTGATATCAGCTCTgtatcataaaataaattttcaggTCCCAAACAAAATTTAGTAGGCTCAGAGaacttttgtgtgtgtgtgtagaaaaAAATGCCTCCAAAGTATTTTCCTACTTCTATCATTAATGTTGAACAACAACAATGTTGGAGGGCTATAAGGTAACTGTgttactaaatttttttgaatttgcaTTAGTCCGTTCCATCTTTTTTGAGATAAATAAAGATCCAAACTCATCCCTCTAGTCAATATTAGCAAGCTACCATAAAGGTTgcaatcaaaaattttgaaaacattATTGTTGTATGATTCACAAACAACATCATAATTTTATGAAGTGTGTTGAACAATATTAAATGCACATCTCTATATTAATTGAAATGCACAAAATTTGTGCATAacaaataaattattaaatataatttaattttttaataaaaactactatttaatatataattttaaaaatattattaaatatatagcgGTGCTATATTATATGTCTCACTACATGCATAATACTTACTGATGTGTGTCTCTAGTATAAATAACATGCGGTCAAGTGATAattattatgatttttatatatgtaaGTTAGATCATATTGGATCCTTCctctatttatgaaaaaaatttatttctaaaaaaaattttgatttaaaatccatCTATCATATGATGCGATTTTATTAAAATCCACCAAAAATTAGAATGCAGATGTAATGACCATTACTTTCGTAAGTAAAGATTAGATTCCATCATTGTATGACAAGAAGATACTTGCAAAACTGTAGACAATAGGGATGCACAATGTGGCTATAAGAATGTTAGGTTGCCATGCCAATATAGCATGCTTGGATAACTTCTTTATGTGCTTGAAAAAGAACATCCCCCAAACTTTTTAAGAGTAGTGCTAGGTGTACAGTAGTGTATATTAGGATAAGTGCAAACTGGATTTGTACCTTCTTGGATGAATAGTTTAAGAGAAACTTAGGATCTCTTTGGATATTTTTGCAAGAATATTTTTGGTAGTGGTAACCCTAGAGAGCCATGGGATGGATACTGGTAAAATCTTTTATTTCCTATTGAATTATGCCCTTCCTGTGGCTCCCCT
Above is a genomic segment from Elaeis guineensis isolate ETL-2024a chromosome 1, EG11, whole genome shotgun sequence containing:
- the LOC105034637 gene encoding pyrophosphate-energized vacuolar membrane proton pump isoform X1, giving the protein MGAAILTDLLTEILIPVAAVVGIGFALVQWGLVSRVKLSPEKQGPPAGSNNKNDYSDYLIEEEEGLNDHNIVVKCADIQRAISEGATSFLFTEYQYVGIFMVAFAILVFLFLGSVEGFSTKSQPCTYSKDKYCKPALANPIFSTVSFLLGAITSLVSGFLGMKIATYTNARTTLETRKGVGKAFITVFNICSSIFSFKILNDKNILHL
- the LOC105034637 gene encoding pyrophosphate-energized vacuolar membrane proton pump isoform X2 gives rise to the protein MGAAILTDLLTEILIPVAAVVGIGFALVQWGLVSRVKLSPEKQGPPAGSNNKNDYSDYLIEEEEGLNDHNIVVKCADIQRAISEGFGANSGVLDSSLN